The genomic segment TGCTCACGTTCCTCGACAGTTTCCGCTATCCGCTGGCCGGCGAGTTCGCGATGGTGCGGGACCTGGCCTGGATCAATCGCATCCCCGGCGACTGGGGGCTGGAGATCGGGGTGCTGGCGGAGGTGCACCGTAACTGCGCGTTGCGGCGGATCTGTCAGGTGGATATCGCGGACGAGTATGAGCACAAACACCAGCCGTTGTCCGCAAACAACCCGGAAGGCGGCCTGCTCAAGATGTGCGTGGATATTACGAAGGCGCTGTTCCGCAACCTGGCCAGCGACGGGGTCGTTCTTTCGGACAGCACGCTCAAGACCCTGCGGGCGACTTATCTGCAGGCGGCCCAGGAAGCCATCAGCCGCTACGAGAACGACGCGGCCATCAACAGCCTGAAATTCGACCGCCACGAGGAACGGACCGCCGTCGAGGTGTTCCTCAAAGGCATCAAGCTCGCGACGGACCGCTTCCTGGAGGATCCCCTGGGCGTGCCGATGATTTCCAATTGGAGCCGGGTGACCGCCGCGGTGCCGGATATCTTCGGCCGACTGATCGAAGCGGTCGAGGAAGACCATGACTGGGAACCAAGCGGAGAACACAAATCCCGCCGATCCGCGAAATCTATGAAAGAGGAATTATGACGGAAACACGCTCCACGACGCCGCCCCGCATGTTCCTGATTCTCTGCGCCGTCCTCGGCGCCGCGTCCGGTTGCAGCGGCCTGCACGAGACCAGCCGCACCGGCGCCGTGCATTATGTGCAGATCCGCGACCACATCAGCCCGCAGACGCTGTACGTCAACGTCGGCGACGAGGTCCGCTGGCAGAACCTCCG from the Nitrospirota bacterium genome contains:
- a CDS encoding glycosyl transferase, translated to MADFHQNGVVTVLHRLGRPNIEQLEIELERHASENPIALVLPSLYAELERPALKGIVDTLKHVRYLNEIVISLDRASALEFRLAKQYFSALPQRVRIIWNDGARIQEILKLLVSHEIDIGLQGKGRGCWTAFGYVLARRQSKVIALHDCDILSYNREYLARLCYPIANPNLGYEFCKGYYARVTDRLHGRVTRLFITPLLRSLQQLVGPQPLLTFLDSFRYPLAGEFAMVRDLAWINRIPGDWGLEIGVLAEVHRNCALRRICQVDIADEYEHKHQPLSANNPEGGLLKMCVDITKALFRNLASDGVVLSDSTLKTLRATYLQAAQEAISRYENDAAINSLKFDRHEERTAVEVFLKGIKLATDRFLEDPLGVPMISNWSRVTAAVPDIFGRLIEAVEEDHDWEPSGEHKSRRSAKSMKEEL